TCCGGCCGAGAACCCGCACACAACCCGCCCGACCCACGACGCCAAGCCGACCGCGGCCCCACCCATGCGGGCCAAGGCGCCGCGCCGACCCGTCGACCCAGCGAAAACCCATCGCAGGATGAAAGGCCGCCCCTCACACCCAACCCATCCCCCTCACCAGCCCCGCGAACCCCAAGCCGGCGAACCAACCGGTTCCGCAGGCGGCACGCAGCCGCCACGTCGACCCACGCGAATACGCGAACGGAACGGCCTGGTCTAGACCATGACCTCCAGGAGCCGATCCCGTTCGGTCTCCATCCGCTCCTGGCTGCGTGCCTCCACATTCAGGCGAAGGAGCGGCTCGGTATTGGACGAGCGCAGGTTGAACCACCAATCGTCGTAGCGGACCAGCAAGCCATCGAGCCGCGATACCTCCGGGGCAGCGGCATGCTGGCTCTCGACCTCGGCGATAATGGCCGCCGGATCAGCGACGCGTCGGTTGATTTCGCCGCTCGGGAAATAACGCCGCAGGGGCGCCACGAGTTCGGAAAGTGGCTTGCCTTCCCGGCCGAGCACATCGATCAGGACAACGAACGCGGCGATGCCATCGTCGGCAACCAGCGTCGGCGAGAAGCGGAAATAGAAGTGCCCGGAGAGTTCGCCCGCAAAGACGGCGCCCTCCTCGCGCATGGCGGCCTTGATGAAGGAATGCCCAACGCGGCAGATCCCAGCCTCACCCCCGGCGGCTTCGATCTCCTCGGACGTGACCCAACTCGAGCGCAGGTCGTAGAGCACGCGCCCGCCTGGATGCCGCAGCAACTGGGAGCGCGCCATGAGCGCAGTGATGAGATCCGACGACACCGGCTCACCCGTATCGTCGACGAAGATGGCGCGGTCCGCATCGCCATCGAAGGCGACACCGAAATCCGCGCCCGTCTTCTTCACCGATGCGATGACATCGGCCAGGTTTTCCACCTGGAGGGGATCCGCCGGATGATTCGGGAACGTGCAATCCGGCTCGAAGTAGAGAAGTTCCGTCTGGAGCGACAACTTCTCGAGAACCGCTCCTAGCGCCACGCCAGCCATTCCGTTGCCGCAATCGATGGCGACATGCAGGGACGGCCGCTTCTCCCCGACTGCAAGCACATGGTCGACGTAGGCAGCCAGCACGTCCCGTTGCGTCAGCTCCCCTAGCCGATCGGACGGAGCTGCGTCCTTGCGCTCGCGGGAGAGGCGCTCGATATCGACGAGCCCGCTGGCCTCGCCCACCGGGATCGCGTGTTCGCGACAGATCTTGAAGCCGTTGTATTGGGCCGGGTTGTGGGAGGCGGTGAGCATGATACCGCCCCCTGCACCGAGCGAATCCACCGCGAAATAGAGCATCGGCGTTGCGACCAGGCCGATATCGATCACCGCGACGCCTTCGTCCCGGACGCCGCGAATCAGCGCTTCTACCAGCTCCGGCGAGCTGTCCCTGGAATCGCGGCCGATCACCAGCGAATCGGTCTGGAGGAAATGCGCCGTGCCGCGGCCAATCGCGTAGGCATCACCAGCGTCGAGGTCGTCGGGGAAAACGCCCCGGATGTCATAGGCTTTGAAGATCTTCGACATGGCGTGATTCTACTCACTCTCCTGCCGGGCACCCCCCGTGCAGACGGGAAGGCCGACATGGCGCCTTGACCGCGGGTGGAGCGAAAGGCACCTTCGGGGGCATGTTTGGTCTAGGGTTCCCCGAGCTCCTCGTCATCCTCGTGATCGTCGTCGTCCTGTTCGGTGCACGGCGGCTGCCAGAGATCGGCAGCGGTCTCGGCAAGGCGATCAAGGGCTTCCGCAGCGGGGTCTCGGGCGATGAGATCGACGTCACTCCTGAGAAGGAGAAGGTGACGGAGGGCGAGGACGCCCCGTAGCAGCAGGATCGACCGAAGGGTCGATCCGAGGAGGATCGGTCCCAGCGGGCTCGAAGGGCACCGTAGCTTCGGTTCGCGCCGCCGGCATCACGGCCACACCCCGGGCGCCGGGCGGGATCCGCGCGAAGATGGCGTCGAAGGCCCCCCCGTGAAGCAGGTCATCACTGCCGGCGCCCTGCTCTTCTCGAAGACGGCCGGGATCGAGTTCCCGAAGCACTCGTTCAGCCAGAGCCGGCCCGGCCCAGGCGACGGCGCCTTCGAGCGGCTGTCCGTTCGCATCGAGTAGCTGGACTCGCAGCCCCGCAGGCCCGCTGCGACGGGGCTCGACCACGCCGCTGACGATCAGGATCGGGCCCGCGTGCAGGTTCTCGAGGTTGCGGGCGACCAGGGCCCGGACCTCGACACCGCTGAACTCCGATTGCAGGAACGGCGTTGTGGCCGCCGGCCGGGCAGCTGTTCGGAGGGTCTGGCCCAGCCCGGCCAGGATCAGCCCGATGCAGAGCATCCAACTAAACCCGCTGGCGGCGCGCTCCAGTCCGGCCCTGACCCGCGGCGACAACACGGGACGCCGAGGAGTGGTGGGGCCCTGCTCCTCGATCGCGGGGACAGGCTCTTGTACCTTCGTTTCAGGCGGTGGGGCCGGAACCGAATCCTCGAGGAAATCCCATTCGGCCGGATCTCCCAGCTCCCCGAGCTCGCTTTCCTCGGCGTCTTGAAGCCCGTGCGTCTCTTGTGGAGCTACGTCCAGAGCAGGAACCGGAGCTGCGTCGGTCGACCCGCCGACCTCCCGCGCCAACGCTTCCAGAGGGTCTTCGCTATCGAGATCTGCGGATTCCCCGAAGAGCGATGCGCTCTCGTCACTGGATGCTGCGGTTGTCGCCGCCGGGCCCGCGTCCGGCGAATCGGGATGCTCGTCGTTGAACGTCCACTCGTCCGGCGGCACTTCGCCGACGGCCTCCATCGCCTCGCTGAGCCCGGGGTTCGTCACATCGAGATCGCCGGGAGCCTCACCCTCCAGCTCGGGTTCCGGGGCCGGAATGGCCTCCTCGACAGCATCGGCCACGACGCCCTGGAGCGTGGTCTCGGCCTCCACCTCCGGCGGGCGTACGAAGAAGGCGTTGTTGCATTTCGAGCAGCGCACACGAGCGCCCCGAGTCGGAATGCGCCGCTCATCGAGCTGAAAGCGGGTACCACATTGGCCGCATGCCAGGATCATCGGAGGTGGGGCTCCCGCTCGCGCACCGCCGCGGCTCGCCGAAGCCCTGCCGACGACAGCGGGGAAGGCTTGTCGGTACCGCCCGCCAATTCCGTCCCCTCGATCCCGCGCCCCATGGGCTCGGGTGCTAGTCTGCGCCGCTCATCGGCGCGGGTCCGTTCGCTCCAACCCAACGCGGGCCGCCTCCTCGCCAACCTTCCGGAAAACCACGTCTCCGCGGGTCGTTTCGGCTTGGCCAGAGGGGCGCTTGAGCCGTCCCGACAGGCCCCTGAGGGGATTAGACCCCGAGCCGGCTTCCGCTGCTCCATTCGACCGAGGACCCTTTGGCTCAATCGCTTTCGTCCGCCAGCCCGCTGAGACCCCTGATCAGCCGCCGCCTGATCGTCGTCACGGGTAAGGGTGGGACGGGAAAGACCACGGTATCCGCGGCTTTGGCTCTAGGCGCGGCCGCACGAGGCCTCCGGGTCTGCCTGGTGGAGACCGGGCGGGATGAGGAGATTCCGCGCTTGCTCGGTGAGGCTGAGCCTCCGGTGGGCCACGCCGGAAGGCAGCTTCGTTGCGGCCCCAGTGTGATGAAGATGGAGCCCTATGCGGCCTTGGCCGAGTACCTCCGTCTTCAGCTCCGCATACCGGGGCTGGTCACGCGCCTCCTCGATCAGCCGGCCTTCCATGCTCTGCTCGACGCAGCACCCGGTTGGCGAGAGCTCATCACCCTCGGCAAGGTGTGGCACCTGCTCCAGCCGCCCGCCGGTTCCGAAGAACACATCGACCTTCTCATCGTAGATGCTCCAGCCACGGGCCACGGCCTCACGTTCCTGGATGTTCCGAGTGTCGTGGTCTCGGCCGTCCGGGCAGGGCCGCTCCAGCGACACGCGGGCTGGGTCGAGGACATGGTCCGGGATCCCGAACACACGCTCCTGCTACCCGTCACCCTTCCCGAAGAGCTTCCCGTCCGCGAAACCCTGGAGTTGGTGTCGCGCGCCCGAGACGAGGTAGGGATCGCCATCGATCGTGTCGTGATCAACGCCACCGAGGCCGAGCCGGTTCCGCCGGAACTCCTGGACCTGCCGGAACGCCTGGCCTCCCTCCCCTCATCGCCCAACGGTCTGCCCTCTCCGGCCACCCTCGCCCACTGCGTCGGGCATCGGATCGAGCGAGCCTCGCTTCATCACGAAGCGATCGACGAACTGCGCAAAGGCACGGACCTGCCCTTCGTCCGGCTCCCCAACCTGGATGTGGACGGTGGTGGCCAGAGCGTGCTCGAGACGCTCGCCGCCGCACTCGTCGAACCCGCCGAGCCCCTGCCGTGATCGCGACCCCCGCCAGCCTGCTCGAGGAGCATCCGATCGTCACCTGCGTGGGTTCCGGCGGCGTGGGCAAGACCACCTTGTCTGCCGCCCTGGCGCTGGGTGCCGCGCGCCGCGGCGCCAACGCCCTCGTACTGACCATCGACCCGGCCAAACGCCTGGCGGACGCGATGGGGCTCGCGGGGCTCGGACCCGAGCCCGAGCCCGTCCCCCGGCAAACGTTAGGCGAGCTGGGCGTCACCGAGGGTTCGCTCTCGGCGATGATGCTCGATACGAAACGCACCTTCGACGATCTCGTGCGGCGCTTCGCCCGAGATACCGCGACCCGCGATCGGATCTTCGAGAACCCCATCTACCAGCATGTGTCGGACGCCCTGGCTGGCAGCAGTGAGTACTCCGCCATGGAGAAGGTCGACGAGCTCGTGGCGTCCGGTGCTTTCGACGTCATCGTCCTCGACACGCCGCCTTCCCAGCATGCCCTGGAGTTCCTGGAAGCGCCGGAACGCCTCGTCGGCCTGGTGGATAGCCGCGTTGCGCGTCACCTCGTCCACCCTGCCATGAGCGCCGGGCGCTTCGGTCTGCGCTTGTTGCAGCGAGGGACCGAACCCCTGTTCCGGGTGATCGAGCGAATCTCCGGGATGGGTTTCATCGAAGATCTGGCCGAATTCCTGCTGCTCTTCGAAGAACTCTCCGAGGGCTTCCGCGCCCGCGCGGACCACGTTCGGGAGCTGTTGTTCGGCGGCACCACGGCCTTCCTTCTGGCGGCCGGCCCGGGGCGCGGACAGGTAGAGCAGGCCATCGCGCTGGCCGAGCGTCTCGACGAACTCGGTGCGCAGACGAGCGGCGTAATCCTCAATCGTCTACGCCTCAGCCCGGAGCCGCTCGCCCGCGGCCTGGAATGGAGCGATGCCTGGAACGAAGTGGGGCCGGCGCTGGTCGGACAAGGGCTCGACCCTCGACTCGAGCGAGCGGCCACGGAGACGGCGCGACGCTGCGTCGCAGGCTACGCTGAATTCGTCCGACGGGATGCGGTGCGAACCGAGCCCCTCGTTCATTGGGCAGAGACCGGTGACGCCTTCGTGCGTCGTGTGCCGGAGCTGCCCCGCGATGTTCATGATCTCGACACGCTATGCCGCATCGAATCGGCGCTCTTCGATCCGATGCCTACCTGACGAAGGCCCCGATGAACGACGATGCCACCCGCATTCCGCCCCATGAGCCGCCGGCCAGCGTCGAGGAAGCCCTCGCGCAGGCCCGCTTCCATGCCCAGAGCGCCGCTGCTGAAAGCGCCGCCGCTCTGGCAGCCCTGCTCGACGCCGCAACGCTGGCCGCCACCGGCCGGATTGCCCAGGAAACCCCGGCCGCCGGCCTGGGCCAGGGCCTGGAGGCGTTACGCCGTTTCGTCGAGCCCGAAGCCGTTCGAGA
This portion of the bacterium genome encodes:
- a CDS encoding phosphomannomutase/phosphoglucomutase, encoding MSKIFKAYDIRGVFPDDLDAGDAYAIGRGTAHFLQTDSLVIGRDSRDSSPELVEALIRGVRDEGVAVIDIGLVATPMLYFAVDSLGAGGGIMLTASHNPAQYNGFKICREHAIPVGEASGLVDIERLSRERKDAAPSDRLGELTQRDVLAAYVDHVLAVGEKRPSLHVAIDCGNGMAGVALGAVLEKLSLQTELLYFEPDCTFPNHPADPLQVENLADVIASVKKTGADFGVAFDGDADRAIFVDDTGEPVSSDLITALMARSQLLRHPGGRVLYDLRSSWVTSEEIEAAGGEAGICRVGHSFIKAAMREEGAVFAGELSGHFYFRFSPTLVADDGIAAFVVLIDVLGREGKPLSELVAPLRRYFPSGEINRRVADPAAIIAEVESQHAAAPEVSRLDGLLVRYDDWWFNLRSSNTEPLLRLNVEARSQERMETERDRLLEVMV
- the tatA gene encoding twin-arginine translocase TatA/TatE family subunit, whose amino-acid sequence is MFGLGFPELLVILVIVVVLFGARRLPEIGSGLGKAIKGFRSGVSGDEIDVTPEKEKVTEGEDAP
- a CDS encoding ArsA family ATPase, encoding MAQSLSSASPLRPLISRRLIVVTGKGGTGKTTVSAALALGAAARGLRVCLVETGRDEEIPRLLGEAEPPVGHAGRQLRCGPSVMKMEPYAALAEYLRLQLRIPGLVTRLLDQPAFHALLDAAPGWRELITLGKVWHLLQPPAGSEEHIDLLIVDAPATGHGLTFLDVPSVVVSAVRAGPLQRHAGWVEDMVRDPEHTLLLPVTLPEELPVRETLELVSRARDEVGIAIDRVVINATEAEPVPPELLDLPERLASLPSSPNGLPSPATLAHCVGHRIERASLHHEAIDELRKGTDLPFVRLPNLDVDGGGQSVLETLAAALVEPAEPLP
- a CDS encoding ArsA family ATPase, yielding MIATPASLLEEHPIVTCVGSGGVGKTTLSAALALGAARRGANALVLTIDPAKRLADAMGLAGLGPEPEPVPRQTLGELGVTEGSLSAMMLDTKRTFDDLVRRFARDTATRDRIFENPIYQHVSDALAGSSEYSAMEKVDELVASGAFDVIVLDTPPSQHALEFLEAPERLVGLVDSRVARHLVHPAMSAGRFGLRLLQRGTEPLFRVIERISGMGFIEDLAEFLLLFEELSEGFRARADHVRELLFGGTTAFLLAAGPGRGQVEQAIALAERLDELGAQTSGVILNRLRLSPEPLARGLEWSDAWNEVGPALVGQGLDPRLERAATETARRCVAGYAEFVRRDAVRTEPLVHWAETGDAFVRRVPELPRDVHDLDTLCRIESALFDPMPT